The sequence TGATCCAGGCACTGGTGGCTCGGGACGTCAGTGCAGGTCTTAGACTCATTAACGAGGCCGTGGACAGTGGTGTGGAACCCCGTCAGCTCACGCGAGAGGTGCTAGAGTATCTGCGTGGACTGCTTTTGGTGAAGAATGGCAGTGCATCCTTGTTGCAAGTGACGGATGCGATGCGACAGGAAATGACGGCATTGGCTGAGGCAATGCCTCTGGAGCGCTTGCTGCAGACAGCCAAGCTCTTCAATCAGGCAGCCAATTACTTGAAGACAAGTTTACACGGGCAGCTACCACTTGAACTGGCTTTTGTGGAAGCAGCATCGTTGGATGAAAGAGCAACCGCCTCGGGCGAAAAAGGAGCACCTATGCTTCGTGAGCAGCCAGCACGTTCCCCAGCACCCAAGCCGGCTACTGAGGAAAAGGAGAGCATTGCTGTCGCTGAGAGCATAGCACAATCCACTGTAGCGCCTATATCGAGCGCCGTGACAGAGTCTGCTGAAGAAGCGGTGGAGCCACCACCGGCTCCTTCAGCAGAAGAGACTACTGCATCGGGAATCACTCTGGCCTGGCTGCAGGAGAATTGGGGCAGGCTACTGCAGGCAACCAAGCCGCGGAATCGCATGGTCGAAGCCCTTTTAAAGTCCTGTGAACCAATATGCGTGGAAGAAGATTTGGTTACTCTGGGTTTTTACCATAGTTTTCACAAAGAAAGAGTAGCAGAAGACAAGCACCGCGTGGTCGTTGAGGAAGCGTTGGCAGAACTGACTGGGCGTTTCTATCGCGTGAAGTGCGTCCTTTACGAGGGGGACCGCAAAGGGAGAGAGCAACAAAACGAAGTAGAACGCCGTGAGAAACTGCTAGAGAACCCTGTGGTCAGCGAAGCCATCAAGCGTTATGGTGCTAGAGTGGTAGATATACAGTAGAAGTGGTGAGGGAGGACAAGTCAATGGGCAGCAAGGGTAAGGGAAGCCGGATGCGCTTTCAGCCCGGGGCTAGTAGCATGATGAAGCAGATGCAAGAGCTGCAGGCACAGATACTGCAGGCTCAGGAGGAACTCGCTCAAGAGACAGTAACGGTGTCCGTGGGAGGAGCGGTGACCGTCGTCATGGACGGTCAGCAGCAAGTCCGCGCGGTGACCATTCATCCCGATGCGGTAGATCCCAATGAGATTGATCTTTTGCAGGATATGATTGTGACGGCTATGAATGAGGCTCTGAAAAAATCCCGTGAATTGGCGGATCAGAAGATGGCCTCTTTCACCGGCCCATTACGTATGGCAGGGTTGATGTGATGTCGGCAACACCCAAGCCAGTTACGCGACTAATTGAGGAGCTTTCGCGGCTGCCCGGTATTGGTCCAAAAACCGCTTCTCGTTTGACCTATTTCTTGCTACGTGCTCCTGCGGAACAGGCTCAGTCACTGGCGGAAGCAATCCGTCAGGTGAAGGAGCGCACCGTTCTGTGCAGTGTATGCTTCAACATAGCTGAAAGCAGCCCGTGTTCCATTTGCAGCAGCCCTGATCGTGATCCGACCCAGATTTGCGTGGTCGAAGAGCCCTTGGATGTATTGGCCATTGAGCGGACGCGACAGTATCAGGGATTGTACCACGTGCTGCATGGAGCGATTTCGCCTGTAGAGGGCATTGGCCCTGAAGAGCTCAAAATCCGTGAGTTGGTGCAACGCGTCAGGAATGGCAATGTGCATGAAGTGCTTCTGGCGACAAATCCCAATCTAGAGGGAGAGGCCACCGCCATGTACATTGCTCGGCAGATCTTGCCGCTGGGTGTCCGTGTGACGAGGCTGGCCCGTGGACTGCCCATTGGCGGTGATCTGGAATATGCGGACGAGGTAACATTGGCCCAAGCCCTTGAGGGCCGACAGGAAATATAACGGTTAGAAAAACCAGGTTTGGCTCAAAAACCTAGTTTCTTTACGAGATCTTTCAGCCGCAGTGCATTTTCTACAGCGTAGCCAAAGGCATCGTTGTTGAAGTACGCATACACATCGTGGTTACCTTCGAGAAAGCCTATGATCTGCTCAGCCCACCATTGCAGTTCCTCTTCTCTGTAACAACTGCCGTACTTAGCTTCTGCGCCATGTAGTCGGATGTAGACAAAAGGCGCTGTAGCGCGTAGGACGCATGGGAAGTCAGGCAAGCTAACAATGCAAAATGCTGCTCCGTGCGCTTCCAGCAAGGCAAACACAGACTCCTCAAGCCAGGAGGAGTGACGAAACTCGAAAACATGGTGCAAGTCACCGGGGAGCAGGTGCAGGAAATCGTGCAGCCGCTCTGTGTTACACACCCAGCGGGGCGGAAGTTGATAGAGAATGGGACCCAATCGCTCTCCCAACAGACGGCTGCGCTCCAGAAAGAGCGCCAAAGCTGCCTCCACACCATTCAGTTTCTTCATGTGGGTGATATAGCGACTCGCCTTCACTGCGTACCGGAAGCCCTCGGGAGCTTCTTCTTTCCACGCCCGAAAAGCCTGCTCCGAAGGCAGGTGATAGAAGGTATTGTTCACCTCGACCGTATCGAAATAGGTCACATAGTGCTTTAGCCACTGACTTGTGGGCAACTCCCAGGGATAGAGTATCCCCCGCCAGTGAGGATACACCCAACCCGAGGTTCCAATGTAACAGGTTGGTTTAATGGCTTCCGCAGCCATATAGCCTTCTCCTGATACCCTGTGCTTTCTGCGGCAATTGTATCATGGATGGCTGGGATGTGAAAACCTAGCTCTTTCTTTATCTGTTCGGCTCAATAAATGAGTTGAGGAAATGTATCTATTTGGTAACAGCAGGGTTTTTGTTTTGCACGATTTGTGCTATAATATTTATTAAGCGCGTTTGGTGCAAGGCTTGAGGATGGGCAAGGAGTGGCGACGCTCGAGGAAGAGAGAAGGAAACTTCGAACATTGCAACAAGCGGTATTAGGGTTTGCCTGGGTAATGATCGTTGGCAGGGAACTGGTGTACTGCTTCCTGAAGAAGATGACCATTCAGGAGAGCATTCTCAGCGCGCTGGTGATGATGGCCATTGCTACGGTACTGGTGGAGTTCGGTTTCCGTGCGATTGCCAGATGGTATCCTACGGAGCTGCGTCGCTTCCAGGAGTCACTTGTCCTACTTGACATTGCCACAGCGGTGAGTTCAACGCTGGATCTTACGCAAATGCTCAAGTTGATCGCACAACGCACCGCTGAAGCATGCCAAGCGCACCGCTGCAGTATCCTGCTATTCGACGAGCAGCGCCAACGCATTCTGCCGCTTATGTCCCAGTACGCCTCGGGAGCAACAGACAAGGAGCTCTGGGAGCGTTTCCGTTATCGAACCTATGCTCAGAGGGTTGAAGAGGTGCCTGTGCTGAAGAGGGTCATTGAAGATCGCCAGCCACTTGTTCTGAGTGCGGCTACGATTTCTTCCCTGCCAGAAGCGTGGACCAAGCCATTCAATATCTGCAGCCTGTTGATCGTGCCCTTGATTGCGAGGGATTGCGTCATTGGTATTATGGCGCTGGACCACGTCGAGCCAATTAGGCACTTTACACATGACCAAATCAATCTGGCGATGACCATTGGCAGCCAAGTGGCAGTTGCGTTGGAAAATGCGCGGTTGCATCAACAGATCAGGGAGGAAAAAGCCAAGACCGAGGTTATTCTGCAGGAAATGTTCAGTGGCATTATCGCAGTGGATCACGATCTGCGCATTCTGTCCCTGAACCCAGGCGCGGAGGCGATCACCGGCTATCCTGCCAACCAGGTGATAGGCAAGCAACTGGTAGAAGTATTTGGCGAAGACATCGCTGCTCCTGACAGTCCTTTGGCCCGTGCGATGGAAAGCGGGGAAAAGGTCCCACCAGTAGAAACTACGCTATCGGGGCTGCAAGGTATGAGGGATGTGTTGCTTGGCGTGACTCCGTTGTCGGGAGTTGGTCGATCGGCGACACAGTATCTACTGAGCTTTGCCGACATCACCAAGTTAAAGGAAGTGGACCGTCTTAAGTCGAGCATTGTAGCCAATGTGTCGCATGAACTGCGCGCTCCGTTGAGTTCGATAAAAGCATATACTGAGCTATTGTTAAGCAATGCAGAAGGTGCGAACGAGGCACTGCGCCGCGAATGGTTGTCCGTGATCGATCGCGAAACAGAACGGCTGACGGCGTTGATTAACGATCTCCTGAACTTGTCACGTTTGGAATCAGGGCATTTTGAACTAACCAAGGTCCCTATTTATCTCGGAGAAGTGATCACTGACGTTGTTATTTCCCTGCAGGTTCAGGCCAAACAACGGGGCATCGCTATTGAGCTGGATTTGCAGCCGGATTTGCCTAGGTTGGTAGCCGATGACAATCTGATCAGGATAGTGGTCAGGAATCTGGTGAGCAATGCAATCAAGTTCAGTTACGATGGTGGTCGTGTATACATCCGTGCCTGGAAGGAAGGCGAGGATATCAAGTTTTACGTTCAAGATGAAGGCGTTGGCATTGCTCAAGAGGCTATTCCTTACCTATTTACCAAGTTCTTCCGGGTGCCATCAGCAGCCGCTGCCGATGTGCAGGGAACTGGGTTAGGCCTGGCCCTGGCGAAAGAAGGCGTGGTAGCGCACGGGGGACGCATTGAGGTGGAAAGCACCCTGGGCAAAGGGAGCCGTTTTACTGTAACGATACCGCTCACGGGCGAGGCAGCTAGTAACGAATCGCTAGATGCAACCGAAACTGATGGCAAGTTCAGCCGTCATCAGTGATATAAGATGAATGCCACTAAGAGCCGCAGTAAGCCAAGACCTGGCGGAGGTCTTAATATGGGCGATAAGAAAAAATTACTAATTATCGAGGATGATGCCGACCTGGTGAGGGCATTGCAGTTGTATTTCTCAACAAACTATGAAGTTTTCACTGCGGCAAATGGCCTGGAGGGTTTGCAGGCACTGTATAATGAGCGTCCCGATATTGTCCTTCTGGACATCGCAATGCCCAAAATGGATGGTTGGGAAGTCTGCCGCCGTATCCGCGAGCTATCCGATGTGCCCATTGTGATCCTGACCGCTCGCGTTCAAGAAGATGAACGCGTCAGGGGACTGAGGCTGGGTGCAGATGATTATGTAGTCAAGCCTTTCAGTCTGAAGGAATTGGAGGCACGGTTGGAAGCGGTGCTGCGACGCGCCCAGGCTGCAAAACCTATGAAGGGAGGCATCCTTTTTGCCAACGAGGAACTGGTCGTAGATGCGGATCGCTTGCTTGTCACGCGCAATGGCAAGCCCCTTGATTTGACGCCTACCGAATTGCGCTTGCTATTGTTCTTGGCGGAGAACGAGGGACGGGTATTAACCCACCGCCAGATACTGGAAAAAATCTGGGGCTCGGAATACGCCAATGACATAGATTATGTGAAATTATTCATCTATCGGCTACGGCGCAAGCTCGAAGCCGATCCGGAGAATCCGCGCTACATCCTCTCCGAGCGCGGGATTGGATACCGTTTTGTCAATCCCCTGGCTTAAAACGCCTGCTCTTTTTCTCCTCACAAGGCACCCACCAGGCTTTTACAATTGCAATTCGCTTCTTTCATAGCGCGCTGGTGTGTGCTAGGCTTAGGCCAATAGTCGCTTTAGCAGCGAAGCGAAAAGCAGCATAAATTTAATGAAACATTTACTTTTTCTTCACGAATCATTCACAATTGCTTGAGAAAAGTGTGTACAATGTAGCCAGCGATCAGTCGCGAAGCTGCTTGCATCCCTCCGTCAAGGAGAAAACAATGAATAAAAGATTTTCAAGGGCATTTTGGGTTGTTTGGATTCTCGTTGCTTTGCTCTTTCCAGCGGCTGACAGCCGAGCTTCGCCTGTGCTCAAAGGAATAAAGTCAGTGGATCTGGGTGCGCCGCATGTGCCGGGGCGCATCTTGGTAAAGTTCAAAAGCGGCATCAAGGACGAGCAACGGCGCCAAATCCTCGCTGAACAGGGTGGAGCACTGGTAGCTGAGATCCCTCGGCTAGGTGTGCAGGTAGTGCAGGTGCCAGCAGAGCAGATGGCGACCGCACTGGCCAGATACCGGGCCAACTCCCGAGTAGCCTATGCGGAACCTGATTATCTGGCGTATGGCACCCTCACGCCAAATGATCCATACTATAGTTCCATGCAGTATGGGCCTCAGAAGATCCAAGCAGACCGTGCCTGGGACATTACCACCGGATCTCCCACAGTGATCGTGGCAGTGGTTGATTCCGGCGCCGACTTTCAACATCCTGACTTGCAGGGCAAGTTGATCGCTGGCTGGGATTTCATCAACAATGACGCAGACCCAACCGATGACCATGGGCATGGCACCCACGTTGCAGGAATCGTTGGCGCGGTGACAAACAACGGTGAAGGCATTGCTGGCATTGGCTATCAAACACGGTTGTTGATCGTGAAAGTGCTCGATGACTCGAATGGTGGAACCTATAGCGGCATCGCCCAAGGCATCATCTACGCTGCGGATCACGGTGCCTCGATCATCAACCTGAGCCTGGGTGGAACTGCCTTTTCTCAAACCCTGCTGGATGCAGTGGAATATACCTGGAGCCGTGGGGTGCTCCTGGTCGCCGCAGCAGGCAATTATGCCTCGAGCAGCCCGTTTTACCCAGCTTCTTTCGAACACGTCATGGCGGTAGCGGCTACAGATGCCGATGATAACCGTTGGAGCAGTTCCAATTATGGCAACTATATCTCGGTATCAGCACCAGGCGTAAATATCTACAGTACAAATTGGAACAAAACTAGCGGCACTGGCTATGCCTATCGCACGGGTACCTCGATGGCCACGCCTCATGTGAGTGGCATGGCTGCCCTGCTGTTGGCGCAAGATCCAAGCCGCAGCAATGCCCAACTGTGGAGCATCATCGAAAGCACGGCTGATGACCTTGGCGCAGTCGGTTGGGATCCCTACTATGGCTACGGGCGAGTGAATGCTTACCGCGCAGTTGGCGGCGAGGGAGGGGATCCTACGCCTACGCCGACTCCTGAGCCGACTAATACACCAACTCCAGATCCGACTCCTGAACCAACTGCCACGCCAACACCCACATCATCTCCAACTGCAACGCCTCTTCCCACACCGATGCCATA is a genomic window of Chloroflexota bacterium containing:
- the recR gene encoding recombination protein RecR, with amino-acid sequence MSATPKPVTRLIEELSRLPGIGPKTASRLTYFLLRAPAEQAQSLAEAIRQVKERTVLCSVCFNIAESSPCSICSSPDRDPTQICVVEEPLDVLAIERTRQYQGLYHVLHGAISPVEGIGPEELKIRELVQRVRNGNVHEVLLATNPNLEGEATAMYIARQILPLGVRVTRLARGLPIGGDLEYADEVTLAQALEGRQEI
- a CDS encoding S8 family serine peptidase translates to MNKRFSRAFWVVWILVALLFPAADSRASPVLKGIKSVDLGAPHVPGRILVKFKSGIKDEQRRQILAEQGGALVAEIPRLGVQVVQVPAEQMATALARYRANSRVAYAEPDYLAYGTLTPNDPYYSSMQYGPQKIQADRAWDITTGSPTVIVAVVDSGADFQHPDLQGKLIAGWDFINNDADPTDDHGHGTHVAGIVGAVTNNGEGIAGIGYQTRLLIVKVLDDSNGGTYSGIAQGIIYAADHGASIINLSLGGTAFSQTLLDAVEYTWSRGVLLVAAAGNYASSSPFYPASFEHVMAVAATDADDNRWSSSNYGNYISVSAPGVNIYSTNWNKTSGTGYAYRTGTSMATPHVSGMAALLLAQDPSRSNAQLWSIIESTADDLGAVGWDPYYGYGRVNAYRAVGGEGGDPTPTPTPEPTNTPTPDPTPEPTATPTPTSSPTATPLPTPMPYLQRVNCGGTSYTDTQGQVWATDQIWNGSWGYLGGTARSSTKAVNGTEDDPLYQHWRDNPGEYRFAVPNGTYQVVLRFAEFETSKPSDRIMRITIEGVTVESGFSICKLVGMYTALDKVYLVTVSDGELNIIFTKNGGKKNPVVSAIEVSQ
- the dnaX gene encoding DNA polymerase III subunit gamma/tau is translated as MTAQALYRRWRSQTFAEIIGQEHVTHTLLNALRAGRISHAYLFAGPRGTGKTTTARVLAKAVNCLNPQDGEPCNRCSICQSLNEGRSLDLIEMDGASNRGIDEIRDVREKIVFAPSECRYKVYVIDEVHMLTDPAFNALLKTLEEPPPHAIFILATTEPHKVPLTVLSRCQRFDFRRVSLSHLKQKLELICAREGIRIQPAALDAIARHASGSFRDAESLLDQLASYEAEITLEDVRQVLGAAPQEIITGMIQALVARDVSAGLRLINEAVDSGVEPRQLTREVLEYLRGLLLVKNGSASLLQVTDAMRQEMTALAEAMPLERLLQTAKLFNQAANYLKTSLHGQLPLELAFVEAASLDERATASGEKGAPMLREQPARSPAPKPATEEKESIAVAESIAQSTVAPISSAVTESAEEAVEPPPAPSAEETTASGITLAWLQENWGRLLQATKPRNRMVEALLKSCEPICVEEDLVTLGFYHSFHKERVAEDKHRVVVEEALAELTGRFYRVKCVLYEGDRKGREQQNEVERREKLLENPVVSEAIKRYGARVVDIQ
- a CDS encoding GAF domain-containing protein encodes the protein MATLEEERRKLRTLQQAVLGFAWVMIVGRELVYCFLKKMTIQESILSALVMMAIATVLVEFGFRAIARWYPTELRRFQESLVLLDIATAVSSTLDLTQMLKLIAQRTAEACQAHRCSILLFDEQRQRILPLMSQYASGATDKELWERFRYRTYAQRVEEVPVLKRVIEDRQPLVLSAATISSLPEAWTKPFNICSLLIVPLIARDCVIGIMALDHVEPIRHFTHDQINLAMTIGSQVAVALENARLHQQIREEKAKTEVILQEMFSGIIAVDHDLRILSLNPGAEAITGYPANQVIGKQLVEVFGEDIAAPDSPLARAMESGEKVPPVETTLSGLQGMRDVLLGVTPLSGVGRSATQYLLSFADITKLKEVDRLKSSIVANVSHELRAPLSSIKAYTELLLSNAEGANEALRREWLSVIDRETERLTALINDLLNLSRLESGHFELTKVPIYLGEVITDVVISLQVQAKQRGIAIELDLQPDLPRLVADDNLIRIVVRNLVSNAIKFSYDGGRVYIRAWKEGEDIKFYVQDEGVGIAQEAIPYLFTKFFRVPSAAAADVQGTGLGLALAKEGVVAHGGRIEVESTLGKGSRFTVTIPLTGEAASNESLDATETDGKFSRHQ
- a CDS encoding YbaB/EbfC family nucleoid-associated protein, producing MGSKGKGSRMRFQPGASSMMKQMQELQAQILQAQEELAQETVTVSVGGAVTVVMDGQQQVRAVTIHPDAVDPNEIDLLQDMIVTAMNEALKKSRELADQKMASFTGPLRMAGLM
- a CDS encoding response regulator transcription factor; this encodes MGDKKKLLIIEDDADLVRALQLYFSTNYEVFTAANGLEGLQALYNERPDIVLLDIAMPKMDGWEVCRRIRELSDVPIVILTARVQEDERVRGLRLGADDYVVKPFSLKELEARLEAVLRRAQAAKPMKGGILFANEELVVDADRLLVTRNGKPLDLTPTELRLLLFLAENEGRVLTHRQILEKIWGSEYANDIDYVKLFIYRLRRKLEADPENPRYILSERGIGYRFVNPLA
- a CDS encoding DUF72 domain-containing protein translates to MAAEAIKPTCYIGTSGWVYPHWRGILYPWELPTSQWLKHYVTYFDTVEVNNTFYHLPSEQAFRAWKEEAPEGFRYAVKASRYITHMKKLNGVEAALALFLERSRLLGERLGPILYQLPPRWVCNTERLHDFLHLLPGDLHHVFEFRHSSWLEESVFALLEAHGAAFCIVSLPDFPCVLRATAPFVYIRLHGAEAKYGSCYREEELQWWAEQIIGFLEGNHDVYAYFNNDAFGYAVENALRLKDLVKKLGF